The genome window ccctttcttctccttattGGTTGAAAATTGAGGTTGAAAAGTAAAGTAATAAATGAACTTGTAAAAAGCATAATAAGGGCAAGGTTTCACTGTCTCTAACTCATTTCTCCATGTCTCGACAGTTCGCTTTTTCTTGAAATTCTGAAAACCCTACTCAATCGCGAGTCCTCAATCGAGAATCAAAACCCAAATAATGTTGAATCGAGACGATCCAAAGGCGAAAGAAGAAAGCTCGAGTAATGTATGAATAGAAGAAACGGCGATGGTTCAGAATCAGAATAAGGAAAAGCTAGTAGGGATGAAGCAAACCCAAGCACCATCAACATATCTGTCGCCCTCGAAACCGAGCAAAGTCCCCGAGATGCAGATGAAAGCGAAGAAAATGCAAGtgaaaaagaggaagagaaggaatCTAGTGAtaaagaggaagagaaggaatcaagtgaagtagaagaagacaacgaaggagaaaaggaagtcggagaagaagaaaaggaagtcGGAGACGAAGAAAAGGAAGCCGGAGAAAAAGAGAAGGAGCCGGCTCCAGAAGGAGATGAAATGGAGCCCCGAAGAAATGACGAACAAGGTGAAGAAAGGACGACCCAATCAGTACGAGAACATGAGGCACATGCAAAGGAGGTAAGTATTCAAATAGGAGAACATGAAACTGAGTCGAGTTAGTGTAATATTGAGAAACAAAGTAAAAGTTGTAGTGTGTTGATGACTGTTAATCTAAGTTGAACTTCAACAATATAGATGTACAAACTTTGTGAAACCATGAAAAACTTCAACTTTATGATTGCTTAACTAAGTCCAAGTTTGTGAAACTTTAAGTTGATGGTCGTAATATGTCGTTCGTGATCCGGTTTTCACTTGAGTTCAGATTGtggatgacgaagaagaaggcATGGAACCGCTTAATATGCACTTTCCTTCAAGCCAGTATCAAAAGTCTTTAAAGCTTTCAGGAAAATGTTACATTGACACGGCgataagaaatatacaaacaATTCTGAAAAAGGCCGAGGTAGACTGGTTCATAGAGCACCCACAGCTCCAACATTTCTTCCATATTAAAATCCGAATGCAGAAGTGGATGGGAATGTGGCTTCTCGTTTTTGGATCAGCTTGTGTAGCGAAGAAGTATGAGTTATGATTTATCGTTAATGGCGTCCCAATCCGATACTCTCTCAGAGAATTCAGACTCACTTCTGGACTATACTGCCATGAGTATCCCCCCAACCATGAGAGGTTGGGTGGTACAACATTCATGATAAAGTATTTTGGAGGGAAAAGGGTTACATATGCTGACCTGGAGAAGCAGATGTTGGCAATAAAATCAAAGCCATCTCAGGATCGTCTAAAGATGGCCGCTCTGTACTTCTTAGCTAGCATCCTCGTCGGAGGCCGAAAGAGTGGAGAGGGAGCATAACCTGTGGACAGTTTCTTCAAGACTGTTGTTGATCACCTAGATGCGTGTGTAAAGTTCCCTTGGGGCGGTATGCATTCGAACATAACTTGAAGGATGTCTCTAGCTTCTTGGAGACATGCAACGGGGTTGTGCCGACGAGTTGGGTTTTTACAAGCTTTCCTATTCCTTTGGAGGTATTCTTAAGCTCTCTTGACCTTAGTTGTCTTATTGTTAAGTTGATAATAATGtctttttgttgtgttttcGTAGTTGTTGGCCTTTGAGGCAATTCCAAGCTTGAGGAACCATTTCCGAGAAAGTGTGAATGGTGCTCCCCCTGGTTGCCCGCGGATGTGCAAGATGCAGTACAAACGCAAAGGTGGAACGAAGGCATTCAGTTTGAATGCAGTGAACGTGAATCTTGGTGATATAAGGTAATTGATGTTTTATGTGAagtcgaaacaagaagaagagacttATGAAAACTTGGTGAAACTAAGGTAAGTAATGTTTTATGTGTATTTGGCACAGGATATTGTGAGTATCTTGGTAGAAACACTGGCTGAGAAGGAACTTCTGGAAAGCATAGGGATGGGCAAGGAAAGATGTTGGGCCGATGACAACGATGATGTAGCAGTCGATCGTTGGACCAAGATAATACAGAAAGGGAAGAAACAAGTTTTCTTTTAAGAACAGTTCGGCATCGATTTTGCGGCTCGTACAGCTCAAGTTGAAGGTCCCACCATTCCTGCTATTGGAGGAGGATCCAATAATGCAGAATCTGGACAGACTGATGCATATTCGGTGGAGGGTCCTGGTGCTGAGGCTTTAAAAGCGATGGAAGGTCGGCTAATGTATGCAATCTCGGATTGTATTAAGGAAGTGAACAAAAAAGTCAAGTCATTGTCTAACCGGCTAGCTCTTGTAGAAAACGAAGTGAAAAGTCTTAGGGTGAGTGTTCCCGGAAGGAGTGAACTGCTGTCGGAAGGGGAAAGTGATAATCCATCCGACCAAGATGGTAGTGATAATCCATCGGAGGAAAATGGTGGTGATAATCCATCGGAAGAAGATGGTGGTGATACTCCATCGGAGGAAGATAAAGATGGTGGTTCTAAGGATGATAGTGTTCTCGCTATTGCAAACCAAGTGCAGATTGAACATGGTAATGGTGATGATGACACGGATGATACTGCAGAGATGTCTGAAGCGGCTGAGAAGCACGAGATTGAGATACTTGAGAAGAAAAATACTGAggacaagaaaaagaagagagtgaGAAAAGATGATGGAAAAGAATTACTTTCTTTGAAAAAGCCAAAACCATCGAGAAGGAGTCGCATTTGGACAAGAGGCCTGAAGATGGGGGGAGGCAGCTGAGAAGGAGGCAGCCCAGAAGAAGGAGGCAGCCTCCCAGAAGAAGGAGGCATCCCAGGAGAAGGACGCCAAACAGAAGGCAGGTGAAAAGAAGCAGACGAAGAAGGCAGCCCAGAAGAAGGACGCCAAGCAGAAGGAAGGTGAAAAAAAGCAGACAAAGAAGGCAACCCAGAAGAAGGCAGCTGAGAAGGAGACAGCTTAGAAGGTGGCAGCAGCTAAGGAGGCAGCCCAGAAGAAGGCAGGCAAGAAGAAAGGTAGAAAGAACAAGAAGACAAAGTAATCGGTTGAACTCTATTCGTTTTGTATGGCTTTCTTGAATTCTCCCATGACTTTCTTGGTTGTTGTTGAAGAATTATATTGTTTGAGACTTTATAGTTTGTTGTTGAAGACTTGGGTTATTTCTAGAACTGTTTAGATTAGGTGAAACTTTCCAATGTTTCAGTTTCATCGTCGTTAACTTCGTCAACTTCGTGAAACTAAAGTAAATTGTAACTGCGTAAAGTAGGTGAAACTTTTCAAAGTAGGAGAATGAGCAAGTATGAGAAACTGTGTCAAGTTAAACTTTCATCTTAGTCTAACTTCATTAAACTAAAGTAATTCGATTTCAGAGCAAAAAGAGCAAGTATGGGAAACTGTGTCAAGTTAAACTTTCATCTTAGTCTAACTTCGTAAAACTAAAGTAATTCGATTTCAGAGCAAAAAGAGCAAATACGGGAAACATTGTAAAGTTAAACTTTCATCTTAGTCTTACTTCGTGAAACTTTGAAATATATAGTCTTCGATAACAATTATTCCATAACATAAGATAATAGGAACATGATTCGATCTCTCAACATCATCCTTAAGCAAATAACAGAGATATTACACAACGacaacaagaaaagaaagacaTGCTAAGCGCCGACGCATGTCGTGGACTGGACACATGTCATGGACTGGTAAGATTCTGAGGGGTAAGCTCAGGACCCTGATCAAGTCCTCGGTTGCAGGCGACTCCGCCCACAAGCGCgacaaaactaattaaaaaaatcttttattacATCAAAATTGTCGATAAAGATATTTACAAATCGACACATGCCCCCAAAAGGTCGGCCTCGCACAAAACATAAAGTGGCGACAAACAAATCGGGACCCACGATCCCTcctttattaaaataaatgaaataataaagcaacaaaagcaaaaggaagaacaaaagaaaaatccctAAAAATCTATTCTTCGATGCCAAATTCACCGTCCTCAAACCGGTCATCAGAGCACTTCCGAGCCATCCATCCTAAAAGGAACCTTAGCAAAGAAATATTCCGGCAGATCCTCCGAAATCTGCGGCAGGTCGAGCTTCTCGATAGAAAAATCCGAGGTCGCCATTACATCGACTTCAGATCCGAGCTCGGCCTCTTTCGCTTGAAGCCGCGACAGTTCATCTGAAGCCACGAGGTTGTTATTCATGATttccttcaagagatctatgTTGGCCACAACTTCCCGAAGACGAGTCTCACTATCAGTTGCCGCCTTCTTCTTTCCCCATTTCTCCTTCAGAGAAACCATCATTTCCAGATAACTATCCGCCATAACCCACTTAGCATCGTAGATCGCACGACGAAGGTCGTCAGCGAACTTGTTGACAGAAGACTCAGCCTTCGCCTCCAAAATGGAAAATCGCTCGAGGGCCGATCTCCTTTCGTTGCTCACAACCCGCAGTCGAGCTTCGAGCGTAGCAGCCTGATTCCCCAGCTTTTCGGCGACAGCCAGTTGGGCAGCATTGGCACGCTCCCGATCTTAAGCCATCTTGAGACCGAGCTTTAGCTCGCGAACAACCTTCTTTATCTCGTTAAGTTCGTCAGAACGCGGAACATCCTGTAGGCCCTTTTCTAAAGTCGCCGCGAACTCATTATTAGCTGCCATAGCCTGAAACATGGCGGATCAATACGGACAAAACGAATCAAAGATTCAACAAGGATCATATTTCAGAAGAACTACCTTAGCATGGGCCACGGCCATGTTTACATAGGATAGAAGCGGACATCCAGCGGGTTTGAAGTGCCTCACAAAATGAGCAACACTATCCGGATCTTCAGTAATAGGACAATCCTTGGAATGCGATAATTGCCAATGAAACGGCTTGTCAACAACCGTATCATTCGGGACAACGAGACGACGATCTGAACCATTCGTCTTAGCCTTCTTCGGAGAATTGTTGGGGTctaaaacggttgcgacgaagttaacactCAAAACATCCGAAGAAGACAATAagaactttcttcgacaaatattttttggaaaagaTTCATTCTTACGAAGAGCTTTGCGGATGAAACACGAGACTTCGGAGAAAAGCCCGAATAAGGTCGcacagtcgctacatagcgaccaaacgCACGTCTCGCTtggtcgctacctagcgaccgagctggagccaagctcggtcgctacgtagcgaccgagctcgagccaagctcggtcgctacatagcgaccgagtgcacgtcccgcttggtcgctacgtagcgaccgagtacgcttcccgctcggtcgctacgtagcgaccgagctcctcCGAAACgacgatacgacacgaatccatgcattctcatctacccttcgatgctgtctcccaaagaccgtagcgaacccatttcatgtttttccgccattcgaagtcatcaatcaaactttacgattaAAACCGCGGAAAGACCGTTTTATCGAAAAAAGTCATAATAAACgtttcaagtcgaaagacggcccaaagggatctaagacatgactcgaagcccaccttacgatttcttaaccagcagcccgtaaaccttgggacggtttacgcttggttcgcacgAAAGGATGaatgtcaagtttccgtggATAAATACAAACTTTTGAAGACAACTacaaagatcgggaaaaatggaatatctccatttttatgctatgacggcttaagggcagaaggggaaaagcgtaaaccgacctaggagcgagtatataaggagtcttaggcgagaggcatggagggaGAAAactttttcacagcaaacttagcatttagagcaatttaggcaattttccgtttttggtactcgagctgcgactcaattaggtttttgccgtcttagggttttagaactcggaatctcgccgacagctctcgtagcccaggctcttaccttgttgtaacgctcaaacacaaattcagaataagatctattttgctctctttcttttacgatttcttatattttgtcgTTGATTATCtagtgttctgattgcttagcgtgtggtattagcagatatccgggacctctaggaaattagggttttcttagtttccttatttaaatagaaatcgacagtgcgaattttggttcccacaaggACGATCACGCCCATCCGAACCCGTTGGGCTGCTCGACTAAACCCGTGCAACAGATGTTTCACTTTCGGGATCTTTGATCCCTTGGGACGAAGACCGCGGAAGTCAGGTTTCCTCACGCAGAACCTCTGTAAGTGCGTCACTTACATCTCCGGATCGAATACGTTCCGCATTAGCAATACCAGTTCGAGTTCGCACCCTGTTGGAATCACGAGAGTTTGATATTCTCGAAGTCATGTTTGTTAACAAGCAAAAACGAAACTGAGTGAAACACTATGACAAATCCCAGAACAGAGCTGAAAGCTTTATAAAGATCAAAACCTCGCAATATCTCAACGACCCAAACAAGAGAATATCGAAAACTAAGGAAACCGGGAAATCCCGAAAATTTTATACTTATCCATCGgaagatatttaaaatatcgaGATCAAAGATTGGAAAAATCCgaaagatatt of Brassica oleracea var. oleracea cultivar TO1000 unplaced genomic scaffold, BOL UnpScaffold00817, whole genome shotgun sequence contains these proteins:
- the LOC106320119 gene encoding uncharacterized protein At3g43530-like encodes the protein MTNKVKKGRPNQYENMRHMQRREFRLTSGLYCHEYPPNHERLGGTTFMIKYFGGKRVTYADLEKQMLAIKSKPSQDRLKMAALCVCKVPLGRYAFEHNLKDVSSFLETCNGVVPTSWVFTSFPIPLELLAFEAIPSLRNHFRESVNGAPPGCPRMCKMQYKRKGGTKAFSLNAVNDIVSILVETLAEKELLESIGMGKERCWADDNDDVAVDPQVEGPTIPAIGGGSNNAESGQTDAYSVEGPGAEALKAMEGRLMYAISDCIKEVNKKVKSLSNRLALVENEVKSLRVSVPGRSELLSEGESDNPSDQDGSDNPSEENGGDNPSEEDGGDTPSEEDKDGGSKDDSVLAIANQVQIEHGNGDDDTDDTAEMSEAAEKHEIEILEKKNTEDKKKKRVRKDDGKELLSLKKPKPSRRSRIWTRGLKMGGGS